The proteins below come from a single Esox lucius isolate fEsoLuc1 chromosome 7, fEsoLuc1.pri, whole genome shotgun sequence genomic window:
- the nrgna gene encoding neurogranin (protein kinase C substrate, RC3) a yields the protein MECRNDGCPRTHEEDIMDIPLDDPEANKAAAKIQASFRGHMTRKKMKEDKPRDEKRQEPK from the exons ATGGAATGTCGAAAT GACGGGTGTCCCAGGACCCACGAGGAGGATATCATGGACATCCCCCTGGATGACCCAGAGGCCAACAAGGCTGCTGCAAAGATCCAGGCCAGCTTCCGTGGTCACATGACACGCAAGAAAATGAAGGAAGACAAACCCAGAGACGAG AAGCGACAGGAGCCGAAGTAG